A genomic window from Acidimicrobiia bacterium includes:
- a CDS encoding indole-3-glycerol-phosphate synthase has protein sequence MNYLEQIIETKKSEVEKLDSLDNYKRKVKENPRTDIRKIEWTNNLDVIAEIKRKSPSKGELAQIVDPCALAKKYEQGGAALVSVLTDEEYFGAKTDDLANVRNSIKLPVLRKDFIVDERQIFQSYLMGADAILLIIDAIGNEKLAIFYKLAKSLGLEVLVEAHDSSQYKYANEIIGANLIGINTRDLKTFKEDTQAMKYILLNRNKDIVNVWESGISTISDAQVANEYGADALLIGQALVQSGNSIKFIKDIRHI, from the coding sequence ATGAACTATCTAGAGCAAATAATTGAGACAAAGAAAAGTGAAGTCGAGAAATTAGATAGTTTAGATAATTATAAGAGAAAAGTTAAAGAAAATCCTAGAACTGATATTAGGAAAATAGAATGGACAAATAATCTTGATGTTATTGCTGAAATTAAAAGAAAATCTCCTAGTAAAGGTGAATTGGCTCAAATAGTTGATCCATGTGCGTTAGCAAAGAAATATGAACAAGGTGGTGCAGCATTAGTATCTGTATTGACAGATGAAGAATATTTTGGCGCAAAAACAGACGATTTAGCAAATGTCCGAAATTCAATTAAATTGCCTGTACTACGCAAAGATTTTATAGTCGATGAGAGACAAATCTTTCAAAGTTATCTAATGGGTGCAGATGCAATATTGCTAATAATTGATGCCATTGGTAATGAGAAACTCGCCATATTTTATAAACTTGCTAAATCTTTAGGGTTAGAAGTGCTGGTGGAGGCACACGATAGCTCTCAATACAAATATGCGAATGAGATTATTGGGGCAAATCTTATTGGGATAAATACTAGAGATTTAAAAACGTTTAAAGAAGATACACAAGCAATGAAATATATACTCCTAAATAGAAATAAAGATATTGTGAACGTGTGGGAATCAGGAATAAGCACTATTTCCGACGCTCAAGTGGCCAATGAATATGGTGCAGATGCCCTGTTAATAGGCCAAGCTCTTGTCCAAAGTGGTAACTCTATTAAATTTATTAAAGATATACGACATATTTAG
- the trpB gene encoding tryptophan synthase subunit beta, with product MDLNVNNLEVDINGVHLDAPGPQPSSGGYFGDFGGRFVGETLISALDDISETFERCWHDIGFRTKFAKLLSEYAGRPSPLTYCENLSKVSGFEVYLKREDLNHTGSHKINNVLGQGLLAVEMGKTHLIAETGAGQHGVACATVAALFGLECTVYMGSVDVARQELNVFRMKMLGAKVIPVESGSATLKDAVSEAMRSWVSRIDDSHYCLGSAMGPHPFPYMVREFQRVIGDETREQFRTRLERDPDYVVACVGGGSNAIGTFSGFINTNSKLIGIEPAGDGIATGKHGAAIGEGSKGIVHGMKSMFLQNNDGQIQEAHSISAGLDYPGVGPEHAYLSEQGRAQYLNATDDDALYGMAACSVLEGIIPALESAHVIGWLLRNAKDICEKKSKIVITMSGRGDKDVYTLNKDFNEQIITYVEEIKKNRNV from the coding sequence ATGGATTTAAATGTAAATAATCTAGAAGTTGATATTAACGGTGTACATCTAGATGCTCCCGGTCCTCAACCTAGCTCTGGCGGGTATTTTGGGGATTTCGGAGGTAGATTTGTCGGCGAAACACTTATTAGTGCATTAGACGATATTTCAGAAACTTTTGAAAGATGCTGGCATGATATTGGTTTTCGTACAAAATTTGCGAAACTACTAAGTGAATATGCAGGGAGGCCATCTCCACTAACTTATTGCGAAAACCTTTCAAAAGTAAGTGGTTTCGAAGTTTATTTAAAGCGGGAAGATTTAAATCATACAGGTTCACATAAAATAAATAATGTATTGGGTCAAGGATTATTGGCAGTTGAAATGGGTAAGACCCATTTAATTGCTGAAACAGGTGCTGGGCAACATGGAGTGGCCTGTGCAACTGTTGCTGCTTTGTTTGGTTTGGAATGTACTGTCTATATGGGGTCAGTCGATGTTGCACGTCAAGAATTAAATGTTTTCCGAATGAAAATGTTGGGAGCAAAAGTTATCCCTGTAGAGAGTGGTAGTGCAACACTTAAAGACGCTGTGAGCGAGGCAATGCGATCCTGGGTATCTCGTATAGATGATTCGCATTATTGTTTAGGTTCCGCTATGGGACCTCATCCTTTTCCCTACATGGTACGTGAATTTCAAAGAGTCATCGGTGATGAGACACGCGAACAATTTCGTACTCGTCTTGAACGTGATCCTGACTATGTTGTGGCATGTGTTGGCGGTGGCTCTAATGCAATCGGTACCTTTTCTGGATTTATAAATACGAATTCAAAATTGATTGGTATTGAACCTGCAGGTGACGGAATTGCCACAGGTAAGCATGGTGCTGCTATTGGCGAAGGTAGCAAAGGAATTGTACATGGTATGAAATCTATGTTCCTTCAGAACAATGATGGCCAAATCCAAGAAGCTCACTCTATCTCTGCCGGTTTAGACTATCCAGGCGTAGGTCCTGAACATGCATATTTGTCCGAGCAGGGTCGTGCTCAATACTTAAATGCAACTGATGATGATGCACTCTACGGTATGGCAGCATGTTCGGTTTTAGAAGGTATAATCCCCGCATTAGAATCTGCGCATGTCATTGGTTGGTTACTCCGAAATGCAAAAGATATTTGTGAAAAAAAATCAAAAATTGTAATTACTATGTCTGGTCGTGGTGATAAGGATGTTTATACATTGAATAAAGATTTCAATGAACAGATTATTACTTACGTTGAAGAAATTAAGAAGAATCGCAATGTCTGA
- a CDS encoding phosphoribosylanthranilate isomerase, with protein MFVKICGITNEEDALLAIAMGADCLGFNFVHGSPRKISTTEAESIIKRLPHGTVTVGIFKNENPDMIVSTVTQIGLSGAQLHGREPVSEVRWIRKRLPFVIQALQAEDPHLSSAGNSPADIILLDAQTPGGGRTFDWRLVNNAPSGIRLMIAGGLNPDNIEEAIRRTRPYGVDVATGVESKPGKKDASKMQKFIDIAKSVDKKSENVQKEKNSEDYDDESNASLIYDWADDGQ; from the coding sequence GTGTTTGTAAAAATTTGTGGAATTACTAATGAAGAAGATGCTTTACTAGCCATTGCTATGGGAGCCGATTGTTTAGGTTTTAACTTCGTCCATGGATCTCCAAGGAAAATTTCAACTACTGAAGCAGAATCAATAATCAAAAGACTTCCGCATGGCACAGTTACTGTTGGAATATTTAAAAATGAGAATCCAGATATGATTGTTTCAACAGTCACGCAAATTGGATTGAGTGGAGCGCAGCTACATGGACGTGAACCTGTAAGTGAAGTTAGATGGATTCGAAAGCGATTACCATTTGTAATTCAAGCTCTACAAGCAGAAGATCCGCATCTATCAAGTGCAGGTAATTCGCCAGCTGACATCATTTTATTAGATGCACAAACCCCAGGTGGTGGCCGTACTTTCGATTGGCGTTTAGTAAATAATGCACCAAGTGGAATTAGGTTGATGATTGCTGGTGGGTTAAACCCAGATAATATCGAAGAGGCAATACGTCGAACAAGACCATACGGCGTCGATGTCGCTACTGGTGTTGAATCTAAACCAGGAAAAAAAGATGCATCTAAGATGCAAAAATTTATAGATATTGCTAAATCTGTTGATAAAAAATCTGAAAATGTTCAAAAAGAAAAAAATAGTGAAGATTATGATGATGAATCAAACGCTTCATTAATCTATGATTGGGCAGACGACGGCCAATAA